agtttatttattatatttatgtttattataaattttttattttaacattattttattttaaaatattttatgaaattttaaagaatttaaaaaaagaaattattttttgttataaacatgtttattataatttttttaactttcaaAAGCTGTTTTACCAAACATAATTATAGTGCTTATActtattaaaagttatttttaatttgattttaccaAATACAAATGCGACAGCTTTTAAAAGACAGCTttcataaactattttaaaaaagtaaaaactttaCCAAATCAAGCCTAAATTTACAGACTTATAGGAGCAAACCaattatatatatcaaataTATATGAGTTTCGACAAAATAAATTTGATCTATTTAAGAGAAACCCACGAAATAAACGAATCaatccatttttttaaattaataaacaattttaattttttaaaaaaatatttttgtctaaaTATCAATTCTGGAccaaattttttctaaattaagccacacattcaattcaaaatttttatgattagTAGTGTTAGAATGCAGTGTTAagtttttattgatttaatttacAAGGGTGTGCCATATTTGTGGCTTACAAATTATACTTTGACCGGTAACATCAATACATACAAAACATATTGTCAagtctttatatatatatatatatatagcaactacttaaataaaaatgataaaaatatttttttatgaagatACTTTATTTAAAAGTGTGATTTGTTTATTTAGCCACACTTGaagtaaaaataatacttttataaatatcaaaatctaaCTATACAATCtataatctaataattaaaaataaatatttttatatgaaaataattataaaatcttcatTGTAGTATTTACTTATATGTATAACACCCACACACAACAAGTTATAAAACTAAGTTGACACATGCATGCATATTGATATCAAATATGATAACTCAGGTGCAGATAACTTGATGTAAAGTTGATAACTGAGTTTTCACCATCTAAGTATCCACTACAGATTGGAAATTGACTTGGTAGGGTTTTGTTTATCCTTGATCTGAAGTATTCCATTAAGCTCGTTCTCAAACCTTTTCATGGCTTCTTCTGGAAGGCAAATTAAAACTAGTCTACCATGTTCTCCTTTAGAGTTAGTATATGGAATATGGAAGCTCAAACCAGGAATATCATCCATACCAGCCTTATCTGGTCCAGAATACAAAGGCTTACCCCATCCATAATCCACATCTGTTATCCCAGATTTTATGATGTCTGACATAATAAAAGATCCTGTCAAGAAAAGTGGAGGCCTTCCCTTAATGGCCATCAAATCGGCAGTAGAGTGAACATACTCCTCAGTTGcttctttctttgctttcttcaccAACTCCAATGCATAGCTCAAAGGTAGCCGGCAAAGCATTTCCACGGTGGAAACTGCCGTAGGAAGCACAAAAGCGTTGCCATAATACCCTTCAGGTAGTGGAGGATTAAGCCTATCACAAAAATAATGGTATTAGCAAAAGAGAAGATCAAGGAGAATCGAATAAAAATTACTCCTTCTTGCTCAAATTAAAGAGGAGTGTATGTGCAAAGGTAGTTATTTTAACCTGCAAGGTTCAAAACGTGCATTGACTACACACGTGAAGCGAACCTCTTGATTAGGGTTTTTCCATTGGAGGGCAGCTGTATGACAACGCCAGAGGCATGCAGTGAGGACATCGAAGGTGGTGGAAGATTGAGCAATGTGAGGAGGGAAGAGGCAGCGCAATGCATCAATCTCTTTGGAGCCAAAGAAGAAGGAAGCATGGCAGGGTTTGAAGGAGACACTTTGGTTGTCATTTTCAAGCGGTAGTTGGTTGTATTCATGGTGGATGAATGTAACTCTTGGTGGATCTCTGGCACAAAGAAGCTCCCTACACCAAACTGGGAGCATTGAAGGGTTTGATGCACCTTGGGCTATTTCTGCTATGCCCTTTATGAATTGAACAAATCCAATTGCATCACACATTGTGTGGTTCACACGCATAGTAAAGATGAAACCGCCGCATTTGAACCGTGTCACCTGTCAATCCGTTCATTCATATAATATATCATCACTAGCTATCTCGGTTacaaatcttattttttcataccataaaaaaatgattattttcgtaacaaaaatgttatttgtacactaaaattagccactaaaattaaccactaatatatttatatataaatacatgtgtggtttaatttatttttaatatgtatttatatttcagtatatattttatctagtgattaattttaataactgattttgatGTAGACAGAACATTACTCTTTTCGTAGTTTATGATggattaataaaaatgatattacATATATAACAAAAGAATCAACCTAAATAAACCTAATTAGAGAGCCAACAACCTAGCAACCATCTTCGACCAACAAATccatttattcaattattttaaaattatccttttatatcatctcatttcttcttctatttttttcccCTCCTACTATCATAATTTCACACACCACCACTGTATTGTTTAGCGTCAGCCCTCCACCACTAACTACTAGTGTGTCGCTGATTGCCGCCTATCGCTGCTTCTAACCatcttaaatcctaaattttaaatattaacttcttaaattttaactttctttaaaaattaaatcctaaattttaaactcttaaattataaactctactttaaattaattttattttgtattgtttaacttttttttttcttttagttaaaacCCTCACAAAGATGCAAATAAAAATTGATGAGACTCAACTACAAGACTATATAAGTTACAACAAACATAATACAAGATACTACCGAAACACAACACAAACATCAGAAATACCAACATAAGTAAAATAGACCAACAACATATATGAAATACAATTTATACAAAAAATgtttcacttttttatttttgaataattttattattttttgttttggatgtttattttgtatgttattttcttaattgtatattgatttttaaattagttgatTGAATATAATATTAGTTTCTTAGactttttcaacaaaaatatatattataaaaaaattagtgtgaatattaatattatgatgattattttttgataaattctatCTAACTCtctctaaaataaattaaaagataaattattttaataatatatttaataattattgaatGAAATTGATTGACTTATCATGATTaactttaacttttaatttaatctaataaattttaattacgtAATCAATTAGTCATGGTATAATTTTTTcgcaaattataaaaattactaGACATCAAAGTTTCCTAAAACTCTCTCTTGATAAATTAGAAAGAGAAGAAATTATTATTGTACATATATAATACTACAGAAAAATTAAAGAGgttataaaaagagaaaaaacagaCTATGGTGAttaattttctctttatatTTATGGTAGGTACAGATGATGgtgattaattttttctttatatatatagtaagtGTTTGGTGAAAAAGTGAATATGAGAggtaattaataaatatgaacatatatataaaaaagttagttaataatatttaacataaataatttgGGACAGAGAGTGCAATAATACcttctcttgatcttaaaatAGAATGAAACAAACAGAATTTTTATTAACTTAGACTTCAAAGAgacaccaaaaattttatttattctttttatttttgaaattttttattatgtggtTAAAATTACAAagttacaaaatataatttttctaataatttttttaaattgcaaAAAAGTTATACCTTGATTAATTAGCTAGTTAAATTATATCATTATTAAGAGTTAATATTATTGTGATAAGTCAACCCATTTTATTcagtaataaattattaacaagTGTATTAACCCGTGCCATGCACgcgataaaattaaaattatgattttaaattattttgttaagattaatttaaattataataatttgattaataaaaatataacatgttatgtattatttgttttttcttaatctagtgttaaatatatttactctaaaatagttattaattggttttagtaatctgtttttttcaataaatcaaacatatatactcAATATGACTATACGTAACTTAATAATACTTAGACCTACCaaaaaagaaattaactcaaaataaataataaattattggagaattctaatgcacaaaattctctaataaataataaataatttaaatctactaaaaaataactcaatatttttttatgtctgCAAAACATATATccgaaataatattatatcaatattaGTATACAGTTTTACAATCATCGACCGTATTTATTATACGTGACtcctttttaaaagttattctacACACTTGTGCAGTTGGAAGATAAATTActgaactttattttatttttctaaattattataattatgcattatacattaaatgctaattgtaatattgtaatataattatcaataatgatatttttctaaaataaatttagaagagagaatagtactttcattttggaggaaaaatgaattcatgagaaattgacacctcacttttattagttgataATGTANNNNNNNNNNNNNNNNNNNNNNNNNNNNNNNNNNNNNNNNNNNNNNNNNNNNNNNNNNNNNNNNNNNNNNNNNNNNNNNNNNNNNNNNNNNNNNNNNNNNNNNNNNNNNNNNNNNNNNNNNNNNNNNNNNNNNNNNNNNNNNNNNNNNNNNNNNNNNNNNNNNNNNNNNNNNNNNNNNNNNNNNNNNNNNNNNNNNNNNNNNNNNNNNNNNNNgaaattcttttattaatataggagaaaaatatattattatatgatagaattaatatgagtatattttattattaaataaacaaagttaatataaaataaaattatacataaaaaagcaaagaaaataaaattaaaatagcaaaagtgataaaaagattatttttataattttattttgtcatttttatgtatagaagattagaaaatagtaaatttttaactaaattaatttatacttgttgtattcaatttaaataagtaataaattatcttattttaatttattcattaaatttatatatcataaaaattaaatcaaataattaatatacataattttaaattgtgtgatgcttaaatatctattcaaatcaattagttgatataattaattcatcatAATGAATTGTCtttaatgagttaaacaaaataaagcagAAGCATACTACGTTGATTCTATCATTAAAGGTaaaaattcgatttttatataatagaatagataatataatagacggcgaaaaagagaaagaaacatTTTAGATCTTAAGTTGTTTTATTTGGATGTTGCAATGTGGGTATcacattattttacttattctaCTTTATGGACctttttataactttatttCAGTATCAATGGAATTTCACTACCTTTAagtactaaattaaaattcaaaatgaaactgacaaaaaaagtaaagagtataaaattattgattgaaaaaNNNNNNNNNNNNNNNNNNNNNNNNNNNNNNNNNNNNNNNNNNNNNNNNNNNNNNNNNNNNNNNNNNNNNNNNNNNNNNNNNNNNNNNNNNNNNNNNNNNNNNNNNNNNNNNNNNNNNNNNNNNNNNNNNNNNNNNNNNNNNNNNNNNNNNNNNNNNNNNNNNNNNNTAATagagatattttttgaattagtataattatgaattattcattaaatgctaagtataatattgttatataattataattaagataattttctgaaataaatttaaaagagattagtataattataataaagagattatcttaaattagtataattatgtatcatTCATTACatactaattataatataattatatcaattaaagataattttaaaaataaatttaaaagagagaaatagtgcaatcattttggagggaaaatagATTCACGAAAAAATGACACATCTCCATCATAAGTTGGGAAAAaacccaattttagtatattaagtagatagatagattggtataaattataataaattatataacatttaaaaagaaaataaaatgaataagaagaaaaataaaaataaatagaagaatagaagactataataaaataaattgaatgtgagttttttttttacaaattttatatcacatccgcttcaataataaataaaaatatatcaacttaatatctaagagaaaatgatgagataaaatcataacacaattctaaaataaaatcttaaattaaaccataatatCATTGCACAACACAAATTGAAAGTAATTTCACACTACAATATACCACATAAATATGCAAATGACTTAAACTTAATtacgaatttttttatttatgcatacatgATAACACCATAGTCTATAAATATTTAAGGGATaacatatcatatattgctcTAAATGATGAGCATGGGAATTGAAGAGTGTGTGCTGATTTGTGTTCATGATAGTTACTTTCTTGTGACGACGCCTCGtaggaagaaaaataattgttgtaaaagctactcaatgaaagagtaattggtaaattaatgatattttcttctagcatatatgatcttttatagtggtaaaataaaaatggaaggaataaaattttgtatttttatattagaaataaaatttgatatttatcctaataaaattaaataactaattagttatatttaaataaattaaataaattaaataaaaatatttttaagaattaatcaaattaattagtcaaCACAAATAANNNNNNNNNNNNNNNNNNNNNNNNNNNNNNNNNNNNNNNNNNNNNNNNNNNNNNNNNNNNNNNNNNNNNNNNNNNNNNNNNNNNNNNNNNNNNNNNNNNNNNNNNNNNNNNNNNNNNNNNNNNNNNNNNNNNNNNNNNNNNNNNNNNNNNNNNNNNNNNNNNNNNNNNNNNNNNNNNNNNNNNNNNNNNNNNNNNNNNNNNNNNNNNNNNNNNNNNNNNNNNNNNNNNNNNNNNNNNNNNNNNNNNNNNNNNNNNNNNNNNNNNNNNNNNNNNNNNNNNNNNNNNNNNNNNNNNNNNNNNNNNNNNNNNNNNNNNNNNNNNNNNNNNNNNNNNNNNNNNNNNNNNNNNNNNNNNNNNNNNNNNNNNNNNNNNNNNNNNNNNNNNNNNNNNNNNNNNNNNNNNNNNNNNNNNNNNNNNNNNNNNNNNNNNNNNNNNNNNNNNNNNNNNNNNNNNNNNNNNNNNNNNNNNNNNNNNNNNNNNNNNNNNNNNNNNNNNNNNNNNNNNNNNNNNNNNNNNNNNNNNNNNNNNNNNNNNNNNNNNNNNNNNNNNNNNNNNNNNNNNNNNNNNNNNNNNNNNNNNNNNNNNNNNNNNNNNNNNNNNNNNNNNNNNNNNNNNNNNNNNNNNNNNNNNNNNNNNNNNNNNNNNNNNNNNNNNNNNNNNNNNNNNNNNNNNNNNNNNNNNNNNNNNNNNNNNNNNNNNNNNNNNNNNNNNNNNNNNNNNNNNNNNNNNNNNNNNNNNNNNNNNNNNNNNNNNNNNNNNNNNNNNNNNNNNNNNNNNNNNNNNNNNNNNNNNNNNNNNNNNNNNNNNNNNNNNNNNNNNNNNNNNNNNNNNNNNNNNNNNNNNNNNNNNNNNNNNNNNNNNNNNNNNNNNNNNNNNNNNNNNNNNNNNNNNNNNNNNNNNNNNNNNNNNNNNNNNNNNNNNNNNNNNNNNNNNNNNNNNNNNNNNNNNNNNNNNNNNNNaaaaaaaccaattttaatatattaagtagattatataaatagaaatacttgctaagtatatatataaaagaggagatatataattatatataatataattgctATATATGTAACAGATATAAATTGTTATAATTATAGAGacttactataattatattaaatttaattatgaatgtaaataaataaaagtgataataattaatattatttttttcttttttatatttaatatttaccgtaaatataaaaaatattgagaaaaaaaGTAGGTactgactttattttattttattttacgtcatgaaattttttactaaaattaaagGAGGAAAAAATCTTTATGATTATATATCAATctcaataacaataaataagatGAATCGATTGAGCAACTAATAAATTTAACGGATAAATGTTATTTTCCATTTATGGACAAAATGAGGTAACATGCATGCGTATATTAATATAGGAAGAATATATACTCACAGCTTTAAAATCTTCAAGAATATTTGATTGTATTATCCTTCAAGTCaaaaaattcatcttttattttcattaaatatttatattaattcaattaaataagtgttttaataaaagaaaagattattattattattattgaagaataACGACAACTATcgttattaatattaaattgattattaatatatatattgaattatcattaatattaaattagttatttatatatatatttaaacttgattatttatattaaatatatttaatgattattaaaaattaatcatataattatcattattaataacctattattaataattaatttatatttctctaaaatataattttctatcttattattattattatataggtATAATAACTTGtcactaataaaattttaggataatgaataaaaaatataattatatcaatataattaaaattaatataattaaaatagttaaattaagTAGAtttgtataaattataataaattacacaacatttaaaaagaaaataaaatgaataagaataaaataaaaataaataaaatagatagaaaactataataaaataaattgaatgtgaGAGTTTTTTTTGGTACATTTCATATCACATCcgtttttcaataataataaaaaataaaaatacgtcaacttgatatctaagaaaaaatgatgagataaaatcataatacAGTTATAAAGTAAAAGCTTAAATTAGAACACAATATCGTTACACAATACATATTGAAAGTAATTTCACACTACAATATATACCACAAACAGGTAAAtgacttaaatttaaatatgaaacattttttatttatgcatacatgATAACACCATGGTCTATAAATATTTCATAGATAACATATCTTATATAACTCCGAATGATAAGCACCTAAGTTGGAGAGTGTGGTAGTTTGTGTCCACGATAGTTGCCTTTTTGTAACAACACCTCATAGGAAGTTGTGTTCACGATAGTTGCCTTCTTGTAACGACACctcataggaagaaaaagaattattatAAAAGCTATCAAATGAAAGGGTAATTGGTAAAcgaatgatattttcttctagcatatatggtcttttatagtgaaaaaataaaaatagaaggaattaaattttatatttttacattaggaatagaatttgatatttatcctaataaaattattattattattatcaatataaatggGTTAATAACTTgccactaataaaataattggataatgaataagaattagaaggatatcaatataattaaaatgaatataattaaaatgtttaaaaatatttttgattgataattagtttaataatgcattaaatattgattttatataattataataaagatattttcctaaattagtataattatgcattattcattaaaataattaaaaatattttttatcaataattgataagtagtttaataatgcattaaatattgattttatataattataataaagatattttcctaTATTAGTATAATCATGCATCATACATTAAATGTattcattttggagggaaaatggaTTCACGAAAAAGTGACAcctcatttttattaattgggggaaaacccaattttagtatattaagtagatNNNNNNNNNNNNNNNNNNNNNNNNNNNNNNNNNNNNNNNNNNNNNNNNNNNNNNNNNNNNNNNNNNNNNNNNNNNNNNNNNNNNNNNNNNNNNNNNNNNNNNNNNNNNNNNNNNNNNNNNNNNNNNNNNNNNNNNNNNNNNNNNNNNNNNNNNNNNNNNNNNNNNNNNNNNNNNNNNNNNNNNNNNNNNNNNNNNNNNNNNNNNNNNNNNNNNNNNNNNNNNNNNNNNNNNNNNNNNNNNNNNNNNNNNNNNNNNNNNNNNNNNNNNNNNNNNNNNNNNNNNNNNNNNNNNNNNNNNNNNNNNNNNNNNNNNNNNNNNNNNNNNNNNNNNNNNNNNNNNNNNNNNNNNNNNNNNNNNNNNNNNNNNNNNNNNNNNNNNNNNNNNNNNNNNNNNNNNNNNNNNNNNNNNNNNNNNNNNNNNNNNNNNNNNNNNNNNNNNNNNNNNNNNNNNNNNNNNNNNNNNNNNNNNNNNNNNNNNNNNNNNNNNNNNNNNNNNNNNNNNNNNNNNNNNNNNNNNNNNNNNNNNNNNNNNNNNNNNNNNNNNNNNNNNNNNNNNNNNNNNNNNNNNNNNNNNNNNNNNNNNNNNNNNNNNNNNNNNNNNNNNNNNNNNNNNNNNNNNNNNNNNNNNNNNNNNNNNNNNNNNNNNNNNNNNNNNNNNNNNNNNNNNNNNNNNNNNNNNNNNNNNNNNNNNNNNNNNNNNNNNNNNNNNNNNNNNNNNNNNNNNNNNNNNNNNNNNNNNNNNNNNNNNNNNNNNNNNNNNNNNNNNNNNNNNNNNNNNNNNNNNNNNNNNNNNNNNNNNNNNNNNNNNNNNNNNNNNNNNNNNNNNNNNNNNNNNNNNNNNNNNNNNNNNNNNNNNNNNNNNNNNNNNNNNNNNNNNNNNNNNNNNNNNNNNNNNNNNNNNNNNNNNNNNNNNNNNNNNN
The Arachis duranensis cultivar V14167 chromosome 5, aradu.V14167.gnm2.J7QH, whole genome shotgun sequence genome window above contains:
- the LOC107489648 gene encoding 13-hydroxylupanine O-tigloyltransferase-like translates to MRVNHTMCDAIGFVQFIKGIAEIAQGASNPSMLPVWCRELLCARDPPRVTFIHHEYNQLPLENDNQSVSFKPCHASFFFGSKEIDALRCLFPPHIAQSSTTFDVLTACLWRCHTAALQWKNPNQEVRFTCVVNARFEPCRLNPPLPEGYYGNAFVLPTAVSTVEMLCRLPLSYALELVKKAKKEATEEYVHSTADLMAIKGRPPLFLTGSFIMSDIIKSGITDVDYGWGKPLYSGPDKAGMDDIPGLSFHIPYTNSKGEHGRLVLICLPEEAMKRFENELNGILQIKDKQNPTKSISNL